The Streptomyces sp. NBC_01197 genome window below encodes:
- a CDS encoding phosphoribosyltransferase — protein sequence MRTGREETGEVVWSGTWVADRLGVRLAGDDGLRDVLGLALRRNPKRAHLLVSNVLGKHVPQRPSTVYGHGHRLGLAVRRLLGDEAARRAVVLGYAETATGLGHSVADGLALAPYLHSTRREVAGVARAGGFEESHSHATSHLLLPEDPELLAGDGPLVLVDDEFSTGNTVLNTIRDLHGRYPRRWYVVVALVDMRSAADRDRLTDFGREIGARVDLLTSVRGEVELPDGVLEKGRRLVEEHEGRRRHTYASPGAGPGGPVVRADLGWPDGLPDGGRHGFTPDHRATLEAALPGMAARLAEALARGVPGSEPAATDRPATPATPAPRVLVLGFEELMYTPLRLGLALEQAGHDVRSSTTTRSPVLALDVPGYAIRTGLVFPAHDSPGDGPGDRYAYNVAGGGFDAVVLVVDSAADTPELHAPDGLLAQLAAHVPQVLLAVVPSYVPPQPRAPGQSYAPGQPHVPGQSSVPLQPHVPEQQEAAAPMPEPLRGPAFSSYAAEDVGWLLQDLSDVQLEAPTEEREEAIQAGGAHYAESLPVEYQPSEQYQELFRAALETSAPRIAQAVGTVTETVLAERSARPVLVSLARAGTPVGVLMRRWARHRHGLDLPHYAVSIVRGRGIDANALRWLAAHHDPADVVFVDGWTGKGAITRELADALAEFPGFDPEIAVLADPGGCVRTYGTREDFLIPSACLNSTVSGLISRTVLRADLVGPGDFHGGKFYRELADSDVSADFIDAVAARFDGVSGAVDTAVKEQLAADRAPTWEGWAAVERISEEYGIHDVNLVKPGVGETTRVLLRRVPWKILARSGAGADLDHVRLLAEQRGVPVEEVDSLPYSCVGLIHPRFTRGATGADGTAAVTA from the coding sequence ATGCGAACCGGAAGGGAAGAGACGGGCGAAGTGGTCTGGTCGGGAACATGGGTCGCGGACCGGCTCGGTGTGCGGCTCGCGGGGGACGACGGCCTCCGGGACGTGCTGGGCCTCGCGCTGCGGCGCAATCCGAAACGCGCCCATCTGCTGGTGTCGAACGTGCTGGGCAAGCATGTGCCGCAGCGCCCGTCGACGGTGTACGGCCACGGCCACCGGCTCGGCCTCGCGGTACGGCGGCTGCTCGGCGACGAGGCCGCGCGGAGGGCGGTCGTCCTCGGCTACGCGGAGACCGCGACGGGCCTGGGCCACTCGGTCGCGGACGGGCTGGCCCTCGCGCCGTATCTGCACTCCACCCGCCGCGAGGTCGCCGGGGTGGCGCGGGCGGGCGGCTTCGAGGAGTCGCACTCGCACGCGACCTCGCATCTGCTGCTGCCCGAGGACCCGGAACTGCTGGCGGGCGACGGCCCGCTGGTCCTCGTGGACGACGAGTTCTCCACCGGCAACACGGTGCTCAACACCATCCGCGATCTGCACGGGCGGTATCCGCGCCGGTGGTACGTGGTCGTCGCGCTGGTCGACATGCGGTCGGCCGCCGACCGGGACCGGCTGACGGACTTCGGCCGGGAGATCGGCGCCCGGGTCGACCTGCTGACCTCGGTGCGCGGTGAGGTGGAACTGCCCGACGGCGTACTGGAGAAGGGGCGCCGTCTGGTCGAGGAGCACGAGGGGCGGCGGCGCCACACGTACGCTTCCCCCGGCGCCGGGCCCGGCGGTCCGGTCGTCCGGGCGGATCTCGGCTGGCCGGACGGGCTGCCGGACGGCGGGCGGCACGGCTTCACCCCCGACCACCGCGCCACCCTGGAGGCCGCGCTGCCGGGGATGGCGGCGCGGCTCGCGGAGGCGCTGGCGCGGGGTGTGCCGGGCTCGGAGCCTGCTGCCACGGATCGGCCGGCCACGCCTGCCACGCCCGCCCCGCGTGTCCTCGTGCTCGGATTCGAGGAGCTGATGTACACCCCGCTCCGCCTCGGCCTCGCGCTGGAGCAGGCCGGGCACGACGTACGCTCATCGACCACCACCCGCTCGCCGGTACTCGCCCTGGACGTTCCCGGCTACGCGATACGGACCGGCCTGGTCTTTCCCGCGCACGACAGCCCCGGCGACGGGCCGGGCGACCGGTACGCGTACAACGTGGCGGGCGGCGGCTTCGACGCGGTGGTCCTCGTCGTCGACTCGGCCGCCGACACCCCCGAACTGCACGCCCCCGACGGCCTCCTGGCCCAACTCGCCGCGCACGTCCCGCAGGTGCTGCTGGCGGTCGTCCCGTCGTACGTCCCCCCACAGCCGCGCGCCCCCGGACAGTCGTACGCCCCCGGACAGCCACATGTACCCGGGCAGTCGTCCGTACCCCTACAGCCCCACGTTCCCGAACAGCAGGAAGCAGCCGCCCCCATGCCCGAGCCGTTGCGCGGCCCCGCCTTCTCCTCCTACGCCGCCGAAGACGTCGGCTGGCTGCTCCAGGATCTCTCCGACGTGCAGCTGGAGGCGCCCACCGAGGAGCGCGAGGAGGCGATACAGGCGGGGGGTGCCCACTACGCCGAGTCGCTGCCTGTCGAGTACCAGCCCAGCGAGCAGTATCAGGAGCTGTTCAGGGCTGCGCTGGAGACCTCGGCGCCGCGGATCGCGCAGGCCGTCGGCACGGTCACCGAGACCGTGCTCGCCGAGCGGTCCGCACGGCCGGTCCTGGTCTCCCTCGCCCGCGCCGGTACGCCCGTCGGCGTACTGATGCGCCGCTGGGCCCGGCACCGCCACGGCCTGGACCTGCCGCACTACGCGGTGTCCATCGTGCGGGGCCGTGGCATCGACGCCAACGCACTGCGCTGGCTGGCCGCCCACCACGACCCGGCCGATGTCGTCTTCGTCGACGGCTGGACCGGCAAGGGTGCCATCACCCGTGAACTGGCGGACGCGCTGGCGGAGTTCCCCGGCTTCGACCCGGAGATCGCGGTGCTGGCGGACCCGGGCGGCTGCGTCCGTACGTACGGCACCCGCGAGGACTTCCTCATCCCCTCCGCTTGCCTCAACTCCACGGTGTCCGGATTGATTTCGCGTACGGTCCTCCGCGCCGACCTGGTCGGGCCCGGGGACTTCCACGGCGGGAAGTTCTACCGCGAGCTGGCGGACTCCGACGTCTCGGCGGACTTCATCGACGCCGTCGCCGCCCGCTTCGACGGAGTGTCCGGCGCGGTGGACACGGCGGTGAAGGAGCAGCTGGCGGCGGACCGCGCACCGACCTGGGAGGGGTGGGCGGCCGTCGAGCGGATCAGCGAGGAGTACGGCATCCACGACGTCAACCTCGTCAAGCCGGGGGTCGGCGAGACCACCCGCGTCCTGCTGCGCCGCGTCCCCTGGAAGATCCTCGCCAGGAGCGGTGCGGGCGCCGATCTCGACCACGTACGGCTCCTCGCGGAGCAGCGCGGCGTTCCGGTCGAGGAGGTCGACTCGCTGCCGTACAGCTGCGTCGGTCTGATCCACCCGCGCTTCACCCGCGGCGCGACCGGCGCCGACGGCACCGCGGCGGTGACCGCGTGA